The Parus major isolate Abel chromosome 5, Parus_major1.1, whole genome shotgun sequence genome contains a region encoding:
- the ATG13 gene encoding autophagy-related protein 13 isoform X1 produces MDTDLSSQDRKDLDKFIKFFALKTVQVIVQARLGEKICTRSSSSPTGSDWFNLAIKDIPEVTHEAKKALAGQLPAVGRSMCVEISLKTSEGDSMELEIWCLEMNEKCDKEIKVSYTVYNRLSLLLKSLLAITRVTPAYRLSRKQGHEYVILYRIYFGEVQLSGLGEGFQTVRVGTVGTPVGTITLSCAYRINLAFMSTRQFERTPPIMGIIIDHFVDRPYPSSSPMHPCNYRAGEDNGAVYPSVEDSQEVCTTSFSTSPPSQCVFTVTKAHFQTPPPVVTDTLKVPVMGLAFSHQLSSSRLSYQPAALGVGSADMGYPVLFAGGLNAAHPHQLIGPGKEGGVPPVPSQPAHGTQADQERMCTPLDGVHYSAATPSSSEDTETVSNSSEGKCGSPHDLLETIFIRKVGAFVNKPINQVTMANLDIPFAMFAPKNVELEDNDPMVNPPESPETESPLQGSLHSEGSSGSSTGNTHDDFVMIDFKPAFSKDDILPMDLGTFYREFQNPPQLSSLSIDIGAQSMAEDLDSLPEKLAVHEKNVKEFDAFVETLQ; encoded by the exons ATGGACACTGATCTCAGTTCCCAGGACAGGAAGGACCTGGACAAGTTCAtcaaattttttgctttaaag aCAGTACAAGTAATTGTCCAGGCCCGACTTGGAGAGAAAATCTGTACCCGCTCATCATCCTCCCCAACAGGTTCTGACTGG TTCAATTTGGCAATCAAAGATATACCAGAGGTTACTCATGAAGCAAAGAAAGCCCTGGCAGGACAGCTGCCCGCTGTTGGACGGTCTATGTGCGTGGAGATTTCTCTCAAAACCTCAGAG GGGGACTCCATGGAGCTGGAAATTTGGTGTctagaaatgaatgaaaa GTGTGACAAAGAAATCAAAGTTTCATACACTGTATACAACAGGCTGTCTCTACTGCTGAAGTCTTTGCTTGCTATAACCAGAGTAACTCCAGCCTACAGACTCTCAAGGAAACAAGGCCATGAATATGTAATATTGTACAG gatATATTTTGGTGAAGTCCAGCTGAGTGGCTTGGGAGAAG GTTTCCAGACAGTCCGTGTTGGGACAGTGGGTACCCCAGTGGGCACCATCACTTTGTCTTGTGCCTACAGAATCAACCTTGCTTTCATGTCAACCAG GCAGTTTGAGAGGACCCCTCCTATCATGGGGATTATAATTGATCACTTTGTGGACCGTCCCTATCCCAGCTCTTCACCTATGCATCCCTGCAATTACAG AGCTGGTGAGGACAATGGTGCAGTGTACCCCTCCGTAGAGGATTCCCAAGAAGTGTGTACCACATCTTTTTCCACCTCTCCTCCATCTCAG TGTGTTTTTACTGTCACAAAGGCACATTTTCAGACCCCTCCTCCTGTGGTGACGGACACCTTGAAGGTCCCAGTGATGGGACTGGCCTTTTCACATCAA CTTTCCAGCTCTCGTCTTTCCTATCagcctgctgccctgggagtTGGATCAGCTGACATGGGGTATCCTGTACTTTTTGCTGGTGGCTTGAATGCTGCACACCCTCACCAG TTGATTGGTCCAGGCAAAGAAGGGGGAGTTCCCCCAGTTCCTAGCCAGCCAGCACATGGCACTCAAGCTGATCAAGAGAGGATGTGCACCCCACTGGATGGAGTCCATTACTCAGCAGCTACTCCTTCTAGCAG TGAGGACACAGAAACAGTATCCAACAGCAGTGAAGGAAAGTGTGGCTCCCCACATGACCTTTTGGAGACCATCTTTATCCGGAAGGTGGGAGCTTTTGTCAACAAACCCATTAACCAG GTGACCATGGCCAACTTAGACATTCCTTTTGCCATGTTTGCTCCCAAGAATGTTGAGCTGGAAGATAACGACCCCATG GTCAATCCTCCTGAATCCCCAGAAACGGAATCTCCTCTACAAGGCAGCTTACACTCGGAGGgctccagtggcagcagcacagggaacacCCATGATGACTTTGTTATGATCGACTTT AAACCAGCATTTTCAAAAGATGACATTCTTCCAATGGACCTGGGGACATTTTACCGTGAATTTCAGAACCCCCCTCAACTCAGCAGCCTCTCCATTGACATTGGAGCACAGTCCATGGCAGAGGATTTG GACTCGTTACCAGAGAAGCTGGCAGTCcatgagaaaaatgttaaagaatTTGATGCTTTTGTGGAAACCTTGCAGTGA
- the ATG13 gene encoding autophagy-related protein 13 isoform X3, with translation MDTDLSSQDRKDLDKFIKFFALKTVQVIVQARLGEKICTRSSSSPTGSDWFNLAIKDIPEVTHEAKKALAGQLPAVGRSMCVEISLKTSEGDSMELEIWCLEMNEKCDKEIKVSYTVYNRLSLLLKSLLAITRVTPAYRLSRKQGHEYVILYRIYFGEVQLSGLGEGFQTVRVGTVGTPVGTITLSCAYRINLAFMSTRQFERTPPIMGIIIDHFVDRPYPSSSPMHPCNYRAGEDNGAVYPSVEDSQEVCTTSFSTSPPSQCVFTVTKAHFQTPPPVVTDTLKVPVMGLAFSHQLSSSRLSYQPAALGVGSADMGYPVLFAGGLNAAHPHQLIGPGKEGGVPPVPSQPAHGTQADQERMCTPLDGVHYSAATPSSSEDTETVSNSSEGKCGSPHDLLETIFIRKVGAFVNKPINQVNPPESPETESPLQGSLHSEGSSGSSTGNTHDDFVMIDFKPAFSKDDILPMDLGTFYREFQNPPQLSSLSIDIGAQSMAEDLDSLPEKLAVHEKNVKEFDAFVETLQ, from the exons ATGGACACTGATCTCAGTTCCCAGGACAGGAAGGACCTGGACAAGTTCAtcaaattttttgctttaaag aCAGTACAAGTAATTGTCCAGGCCCGACTTGGAGAGAAAATCTGTACCCGCTCATCATCCTCCCCAACAGGTTCTGACTGG TTCAATTTGGCAATCAAAGATATACCAGAGGTTACTCATGAAGCAAAGAAAGCCCTGGCAGGACAGCTGCCCGCTGTTGGACGGTCTATGTGCGTGGAGATTTCTCTCAAAACCTCAGAG GGGGACTCCATGGAGCTGGAAATTTGGTGTctagaaatgaatgaaaa GTGTGACAAAGAAATCAAAGTTTCATACACTGTATACAACAGGCTGTCTCTACTGCTGAAGTCTTTGCTTGCTATAACCAGAGTAACTCCAGCCTACAGACTCTCAAGGAAACAAGGCCATGAATATGTAATATTGTACAG gatATATTTTGGTGAAGTCCAGCTGAGTGGCTTGGGAGAAG GTTTCCAGACAGTCCGTGTTGGGACAGTGGGTACCCCAGTGGGCACCATCACTTTGTCTTGTGCCTACAGAATCAACCTTGCTTTCATGTCAACCAG GCAGTTTGAGAGGACCCCTCCTATCATGGGGATTATAATTGATCACTTTGTGGACCGTCCCTATCCCAGCTCTTCACCTATGCATCCCTGCAATTACAG AGCTGGTGAGGACAATGGTGCAGTGTACCCCTCCGTAGAGGATTCCCAAGAAGTGTGTACCACATCTTTTTCCACCTCTCCTCCATCTCAG TGTGTTTTTACTGTCACAAAGGCACATTTTCAGACCCCTCCTCCTGTGGTGACGGACACCTTGAAGGTCCCAGTGATGGGACTGGCCTTTTCACATCAA CTTTCCAGCTCTCGTCTTTCCTATCagcctgctgccctgggagtTGGATCAGCTGACATGGGGTATCCTGTACTTTTTGCTGGTGGCTTGAATGCTGCACACCCTCACCAG TTGATTGGTCCAGGCAAAGAAGGGGGAGTTCCCCCAGTTCCTAGCCAGCCAGCACATGGCACTCAAGCTGATCAAGAGAGGATGTGCACCCCACTGGATGGAGTCCATTACTCAGCAGCTACTCCTTCTAGCAG TGAGGACACAGAAACAGTATCCAACAGCAGTGAAGGAAAGTGTGGCTCCCCACATGACCTTTTGGAGACCATCTTTATCCGGAAGGTGGGAGCTTTTGTCAACAAACCCATTAACCAG GTCAATCCTCCTGAATCCCCAGAAACGGAATCTCCTCTACAAGGCAGCTTACACTCGGAGGgctccagtggcagcagcacagggaacacCCATGATGACTTTGTTATGATCGACTTT AAACCAGCATTTTCAAAAGATGACATTCTTCCAATGGACCTGGGGACATTTTACCGTGAATTTCAGAACCCCCCTCAACTCAGCAGCCTCTCCATTGACATTGGAGCACAGTCCATGGCAGAGGATTTG GACTCGTTACCAGAGAAGCTGGCAGTCcatgagaaaaatgttaaagaatTTGATGCTTTTGTGGAAACCTTGCAGTGA
- the ATG13 gene encoding autophagy-related protein 13 isoform X8, with product MDTDLSSQDRKDLDKFIKFFALKTVQVIVQARLGEKICTRSSSSPTGSDWFNLAIKDIPEVTHEAKKALAGQLPAVGRSMCVEISLKTSEGDSMELEIWCLEMNEKCDKEIKVSYTVYNRLSLLLKSLLAITRVTPAYRLSRKQGHEYVILYRIYFGEVQLSGLGEGFQTVRVGTVGTPVGTITLSCAYRINLAFMSTRAGEDNGAVYPSVEDSQEVCTTSFSTSPPSQPAALGVGSADMGYPVLFAGGLNAAHPHQLIGPGKEGGVPPVPSQPAHGTQADQERMCTPLDGVHYSAATPSSSEDTETVSNSSEGKCGSPHDLLETIFIRKVGAFVNKPINQVTMANLDIPFAMFAPKNVELEDNDPMVNPPESPETESPLQGSLHSEGSSGSSTGNTHDDFVMIDFKPAFSKDDILPMDLGTFYREFQNPPQLSSLSIDIGAQSMAEDLDSLPEKLAVHEKNVKEFDAFVETLQ from the exons ATGGACACTGATCTCAGTTCCCAGGACAGGAAGGACCTGGACAAGTTCAtcaaattttttgctttaaag aCAGTACAAGTAATTGTCCAGGCCCGACTTGGAGAGAAAATCTGTACCCGCTCATCATCCTCCCCAACAGGTTCTGACTGG TTCAATTTGGCAATCAAAGATATACCAGAGGTTACTCATGAAGCAAAGAAAGCCCTGGCAGGACAGCTGCCCGCTGTTGGACGGTCTATGTGCGTGGAGATTTCTCTCAAAACCTCAGAG GGGGACTCCATGGAGCTGGAAATTTGGTGTctagaaatgaatgaaaa GTGTGACAAAGAAATCAAAGTTTCATACACTGTATACAACAGGCTGTCTCTACTGCTGAAGTCTTTGCTTGCTATAACCAGAGTAACTCCAGCCTACAGACTCTCAAGGAAACAAGGCCATGAATATGTAATATTGTACAG gatATATTTTGGTGAAGTCCAGCTGAGTGGCTTGGGAGAAG GTTTCCAGACAGTCCGTGTTGGGACAGTGGGTACCCCAGTGGGCACCATCACTTTGTCTTGTGCCTACAGAATCAACCTTGCTTTCATGTCAACCAG AGCTGGTGAGGACAATGGTGCAGTGTACCCCTCCGTAGAGGATTCCCAAGAAGTGTGTACCACATCTTTTTCCACCTCTCCTCCATCTCAG cctgctgccctgggagtTGGATCAGCTGACATGGGGTATCCTGTACTTTTTGCTGGTGGCTTGAATGCTGCACACCCTCACCAG TTGATTGGTCCAGGCAAAGAAGGGGGAGTTCCCCCAGTTCCTAGCCAGCCAGCACATGGCACTCAAGCTGATCAAGAGAGGATGTGCACCCCACTGGATGGAGTCCATTACTCAGCAGCTACTCCTTCTAGCAG TGAGGACACAGAAACAGTATCCAACAGCAGTGAAGGAAAGTGTGGCTCCCCACATGACCTTTTGGAGACCATCTTTATCCGGAAGGTGGGAGCTTTTGTCAACAAACCCATTAACCAG GTGACCATGGCCAACTTAGACATTCCTTTTGCCATGTTTGCTCCCAAGAATGTTGAGCTGGAAGATAACGACCCCATG GTCAATCCTCCTGAATCCCCAGAAACGGAATCTCCTCTACAAGGCAGCTTACACTCGGAGGgctccagtggcagcagcacagggaacacCCATGATGACTTTGTTATGATCGACTTT AAACCAGCATTTTCAAAAGATGACATTCTTCCAATGGACCTGGGGACATTTTACCGTGAATTTCAGAACCCCCCTCAACTCAGCAGCCTCTCCATTGACATTGGAGCACAGTCCATGGCAGAGGATTTG GACTCGTTACCAGAGAAGCTGGCAGTCcatgagaaaaatgttaaagaatTTGATGCTTTTGTGGAAACCTTGCAGTGA
- the ATG13 gene encoding autophagy-related protein 13 isoform X5, with the protein MDTDLSSQDRKDLDKFIKFFALKTVQVIVQARLGEKICTRSSSSPTGSDWFNLAIKDIPEVTHEAKKALAGQLPAVGRSMCVEISLKTSEGDSMELEIWCLEMNEKCDKEIKVSYTVYNRLSLLLKSLLAITRVTPAYRLSRKQGHEYVILYRIYFGEVQLSGLGEGFQTVRVGTVGTPVGTITLSCAYRINLAFMSTRAGEDNGAVYPSVEDSQEVCTTSFSTSPPSQCVFTVTKAHFQTPPPVVTDTLKVPVMGLAFSHQLSSSRLSYQPAALGVGSADMGYPVLFAGGLNAAHPHQLIGPGKEGGVPPVPSQPAHGTQADQERMCTPLDGVHYSAATPSSSEDTETVSNSSEGKCGSPHDLLETIFIRKVGAFVNKPINQVTMANLDIPFAMFAPKNVELEDNDPMVNPPESPETESPLQGSLHSEGSSGSSTGNTHDDFVMIDFKPAFSKDDILPMDLGTFYREFQNPPQLSSLSIDIGAQSMAEDLDSLPEKLAVHEKNVKEFDAFVETLQ; encoded by the exons ATGGACACTGATCTCAGTTCCCAGGACAGGAAGGACCTGGACAAGTTCAtcaaattttttgctttaaag aCAGTACAAGTAATTGTCCAGGCCCGACTTGGAGAGAAAATCTGTACCCGCTCATCATCCTCCCCAACAGGTTCTGACTGG TTCAATTTGGCAATCAAAGATATACCAGAGGTTACTCATGAAGCAAAGAAAGCCCTGGCAGGACAGCTGCCCGCTGTTGGACGGTCTATGTGCGTGGAGATTTCTCTCAAAACCTCAGAG GGGGACTCCATGGAGCTGGAAATTTGGTGTctagaaatgaatgaaaa GTGTGACAAAGAAATCAAAGTTTCATACACTGTATACAACAGGCTGTCTCTACTGCTGAAGTCTTTGCTTGCTATAACCAGAGTAACTCCAGCCTACAGACTCTCAAGGAAACAAGGCCATGAATATGTAATATTGTACAG gatATATTTTGGTGAAGTCCAGCTGAGTGGCTTGGGAGAAG GTTTCCAGACAGTCCGTGTTGGGACAGTGGGTACCCCAGTGGGCACCATCACTTTGTCTTGTGCCTACAGAATCAACCTTGCTTTCATGTCAACCAG AGCTGGTGAGGACAATGGTGCAGTGTACCCCTCCGTAGAGGATTCCCAAGAAGTGTGTACCACATCTTTTTCCACCTCTCCTCCATCTCAG TGTGTTTTTACTGTCACAAAGGCACATTTTCAGACCCCTCCTCCTGTGGTGACGGACACCTTGAAGGTCCCAGTGATGGGACTGGCCTTTTCACATCAA CTTTCCAGCTCTCGTCTTTCCTATCagcctgctgccctgggagtTGGATCAGCTGACATGGGGTATCCTGTACTTTTTGCTGGTGGCTTGAATGCTGCACACCCTCACCAG TTGATTGGTCCAGGCAAAGAAGGGGGAGTTCCCCCAGTTCCTAGCCAGCCAGCACATGGCACTCAAGCTGATCAAGAGAGGATGTGCACCCCACTGGATGGAGTCCATTACTCAGCAGCTACTCCTTCTAGCAG TGAGGACACAGAAACAGTATCCAACAGCAGTGAAGGAAAGTGTGGCTCCCCACATGACCTTTTGGAGACCATCTTTATCCGGAAGGTGGGAGCTTTTGTCAACAAACCCATTAACCAG GTGACCATGGCCAACTTAGACATTCCTTTTGCCATGTTTGCTCCCAAGAATGTTGAGCTGGAAGATAACGACCCCATG GTCAATCCTCCTGAATCCCCAGAAACGGAATCTCCTCTACAAGGCAGCTTACACTCGGAGGgctccagtggcagcagcacagggaacacCCATGATGACTTTGTTATGATCGACTTT AAACCAGCATTTTCAAAAGATGACATTCTTCCAATGGACCTGGGGACATTTTACCGTGAATTTCAGAACCCCCCTCAACTCAGCAGCCTCTCCATTGACATTGGAGCACAGTCCATGGCAGAGGATTTG GACTCGTTACCAGAGAAGCTGGCAGTCcatgagaaaaatgttaaagaatTTGATGCTTTTGTGGAAACCTTGCAGTGA
- the ATG13 gene encoding autophagy-related protein 13 isoform X4, translating to MDTDLSSQDRKDLDKFIKFFALKTVQVIVQARLGEKICTRSSSSPTGSDWFNLAIKDIPEVTHEAKKALAGQLPAVGRSMCVEISLKTSEGDSMELEIWCLEMNEKCDKEIKVSYTVYNRLSLLLKSLLAITRVTPAYRLSRKQGHEYVILYRIYFGEVQLSGLGEGFQTVRVGTVGTPVGTITLSCAYRINLAFMSTRQFERTPPIMGIIIDHFVDRPYPSSSPMHPCNYRAGEDNGAVYPSVEDSQEVCTTSFSTSPPSQLSSSRLSYQPAALGVGSADMGYPVLFAGGLNAAHPHQLIGPGKEGGVPPVPSQPAHGTQADQERMCTPLDGVHYSAATPSSSEDTETVSNSSEGKCGSPHDLLETIFIRKVGAFVNKPINQVTMANLDIPFAMFAPKNVELEDNDPMVNPPESPETESPLQGSLHSEGSSGSSTGNTHDDFVMIDFKPAFSKDDILPMDLGTFYREFQNPPQLSSLSIDIGAQSMAEDLDSLPEKLAVHEKNVKEFDAFVETLQ from the exons ATGGACACTGATCTCAGTTCCCAGGACAGGAAGGACCTGGACAAGTTCAtcaaattttttgctttaaag aCAGTACAAGTAATTGTCCAGGCCCGACTTGGAGAGAAAATCTGTACCCGCTCATCATCCTCCCCAACAGGTTCTGACTGG TTCAATTTGGCAATCAAAGATATACCAGAGGTTACTCATGAAGCAAAGAAAGCCCTGGCAGGACAGCTGCCCGCTGTTGGACGGTCTATGTGCGTGGAGATTTCTCTCAAAACCTCAGAG GGGGACTCCATGGAGCTGGAAATTTGGTGTctagaaatgaatgaaaa GTGTGACAAAGAAATCAAAGTTTCATACACTGTATACAACAGGCTGTCTCTACTGCTGAAGTCTTTGCTTGCTATAACCAGAGTAACTCCAGCCTACAGACTCTCAAGGAAACAAGGCCATGAATATGTAATATTGTACAG gatATATTTTGGTGAAGTCCAGCTGAGTGGCTTGGGAGAAG GTTTCCAGACAGTCCGTGTTGGGACAGTGGGTACCCCAGTGGGCACCATCACTTTGTCTTGTGCCTACAGAATCAACCTTGCTTTCATGTCAACCAG GCAGTTTGAGAGGACCCCTCCTATCATGGGGATTATAATTGATCACTTTGTGGACCGTCCCTATCCCAGCTCTTCACCTATGCATCCCTGCAATTACAG AGCTGGTGAGGACAATGGTGCAGTGTACCCCTCCGTAGAGGATTCCCAAGAAGTGTGTACCACATCTTTTTCCACCTCTCCTCCATCTCAG CTTTCCAGCTCTCGTCTTTCCTATCagcctgctgccctgggagtTGGATCAGCTGACATGGGGTATCCTGTACTTTTTGCTGGTGGCTTGAATGCTGCACACCCTCACCAG TTGATTGGTCCAGGCAAAGAAGGGGGAGTTCCCCCAGTTCCTAGCCAGCCAGCACATGGCACTCAAGCTGATCAAGAGAGGATGTGCACCCCACTGGATGGAGTCCATTACTCAGCAGCTACTCCTTCTAGCAG TGAGGACACAGAAACAGTATCCAACAGCAGTGAAGGAAAGTGTGGCTCCCCACATGACCTTTTGGAGACCATCTTTATCCGGAAGGTGGGAGCTTTTGTCAACAAACCCATTAACCAG GTGACCATGGCCAACTTAGACATTCCTTTTGCCATGTTTGCTCCCAAGAATGTTGAGCTGGAAGATAACGACCCCATG GTCAATCCTCCTGAATCCCCAGAAACGGAATCTCCTCTACAAGGCAGCTTACACTCGGAGGgctccagtggcagcagcacagggaacacCCATGATGACTTTGTTATGATCGACTTT AAACCAGCATTTTCAAAAGATGACATTCTTCCAATGGACCTGGGGACATTTTACCGTGAATTTCAGAACCCCCCTCAACTCAGCAGCCTCTCCATTGACATTGGAGCACAGTCCATGGCAGAGGATTTG GACTCGTTACCAGAGAAGCTGGCAGTCcatgagaaaaatgttaaagaatTTGATGCTTTTGTGGAAACCTTGCAGTGA
- the ATG13 gene encoding autophagy-related protein 13 isoform X2, producing the protein MDTDLSSQDRKDLDKFIKFFALKTVQVIVQARLGEKICTRSSSSPTGSDWFNLAIKDIPEVTHEAKKALAGQLPAVGRSMCVEISLKTSEGDSMELEIWCLEMNEKCDKEIKVSYTVYNRLSLLLKSLLAITRVTPAYRLSRKQGHEYVILYRIYFGEVQLSGLGEGFQTVRVGTVGTPVGTITLSCAYRINLAFMSTRQFERTPPIMGIIIDHFVDRPYPSSSPMHPCNYRAGEDNGAVYPSVEDSQEVCTTSFSTSPPSQCVFTVTKAHFQTPPPVVTDTLKVPVMGLAFSHQPAALGVGSADMGYPVLFAGGLNAAHPHQLIGPGKEGGVPPVPSQPAHGTQADQERMCTPLDGVHYSAATPSSSEDTETVSNSSEGKCGSPHDLLETIFIRKVGAFVNKPINQVTMANLDIPFAMFAPKNVELEDNDPMVNPPESPETESPLQGSLHSEGSSGSSTGNTHDDFVMIDFKPAFSKDDILPMDLGTFYREFQNPPQLSSLSIDIGAQSMAEDLDSLPEKLAVHEKNVKEFDAFVETLQ; encoded by the exons ATGGACACTGATCTCAGTTCCCAGGACAGGAAGGACCTGGACAAGTTCAtcaaattttttgctttaaag aCAGTACAAGTAATTGTCCAGGCCCGACTTGGAGAGAAAATCTGTACCCGCTCATCATCCTCCCCAACAGGTTCTGACTGG TTCAATTTGGCAATCAAAGATATACCAGAGGTTACTCATGAAGCAAAGAAAGCCCTGGCAGGACAGCTGCCCGCTGTTGGACGGTCTATGTGCGTGGAGATTTCTCTCAAAACCTCAGAG GGGGACTCCATGGAGCTGGAAATTTGGTGTctagaaatgaatgaaaa GTGTGACAAAGAAATCAAAGTTTCATACACTGTATACAACAGGCTGTCTCTACTGCTGAAGTCTTTGCTTGCTATAACCAGAGTAACTCCAGCCTACAGACTCTCAAGGAAACAAGGCCATGAATATGTAATATTGTACAG gatATATTTTGGTGAAGTCCAGCTGAGTGGCTTGGGAGAAG GTTTCCAGACAGTCCGTGTTGGGACAGTGGGTACCCCAGTGGGCACCATCACTTTGTCTTGTGCCTACAGAATCAACCTTGCTTTCATGTCAACCAG GCAGTTTGAGAGGACCCCTCCTATCATGGGGATTATAATTGATCACTTTGTGGACCGTCCCTATCCCAGCTCTTCACCTATGCATCCCTGCAATTACAG AGCTGGTGAGGACAATGGTGCAGTGTACCCCTCCGTAGAGGATTCCCAAGAAGTGTGTACCACATCTTTTTCCACCTCTCCTCCATCTCAG TGTGTTTTTACTGTCACAAAGGCACATTTTCAGACCCCTCCTCCTGTGGTGACGGACACCTTGAAGGTCCCAGTGATGGGACTGGCCTTTTCACATCAA cctgctgccctgggagtTGGATCAGCTGACATGGGGTATCCTGTACTTTTTGCTGGTGGCTTGAATGCTGCACACCCTCACCAG TTGATTGGTCCAGGCAAAGAAGGGGGAGTTCCCCCAGTTCCTAGCCAGCCAGCACATGGCACTCAAGCTGATCAAGAGAGGATGTGCACCCCACTGGATGGAGTCCATTACTCAGCAGCTACTCCTTCTAGCAG TGAGGACACAGAAACAGTATCCAACAGCAGTGAAGGAAAGTGTGGCTCCCCACATGACCTTTTGGAGACCATCTTTATCCGGAAGGTGGGAGCTTTTGTCAACAAACCCATTAACCAG GTGACCATGGCCAACTTAGACATTCCTTTTGCCATGTTTGCTCCCAAGAATGTTGAGCTGGAAGATAACGACCCCATG GTCAATCCTCCTGAATCCCCAGAAACGGAATCTCCTCTACAAGGCAGCTTACACTCGGAGGgctccagtggcagcagcacagggaacacCCATGATGACTTTGTTATGATCGACTTT AAACCAGCATTTTCAAAAGATGACATTCTTCCAATGGACCTGGGGACATTTTACCGTGAATTTCAGAACCCCCCTCAACTCAGCAGCCTCTCCATTGACATTGGAGCACAGTCCATGGCAGAGGATTTG GACTCGTTACCAGAGAAGCTGGCAGTCcatgagaaaaatgttaaagaatTTGATGCTTTTGTGGAAACCTTGCAGTGA
- the ATG13 gene encoding autophagy-related protein 13 isoform X9 — protein sequence MDTDLSSQDRKDLDKFIKFFALKTVQVIVQARLGEKICTRSSSSPTGSDWFNLAIKDIPEVTHEAKKALAGQLPAVGRSMCVEISLKTSEGDSMELEIWCLEMNEKCDKEIKVSYTVYNRLSLLLKSLLAITRVTPAYRLSRKQGHEYVILYRIYFGEVQLSGLGEGFQTVRVGTVGTPVGTITLSCAYRINLAFMSTRAGEDNGAVYPSVEDSQEVCTTSFSTSPPSQLIGPGKEGGVPPVPSQPAHGTQADQERMCTPLDGVHYSAATPSSSEDTETVSNSSEGKCGSPHDLLETIFIRKVGAFVNKPINQVTMANLDIPFAMFAPKNVELEDNDPMVNPPESPETESPLQGSLHSEGSSGSSTGNTHDDFVMIDFKPAFSKDDILPMDLGTFYREFQNPPQLSSLSIDIGAQSMAEDLDSLPEKLAVHEKNVKEFDAFVETLQ from the exons ATGGACACTGATCTCAGTTCCCAGGACAGGAAGGACCTGGACAAGTTCAtcaaattttttgctttaaag aCAGTACAAGTAATTGTCCAGGCCCGACTTGGAGAGAAAATCTGTACCCGCTCATCATCCTCCCCAACAGGTTCTGACTGG TTCAATTTGGCAATCAAAGATATACCAGAGGTTACTCATGAAGCAAAGAAAGCCCTGGCAGGACAGCTGCCCGCTGTTGGACGGTCTATGTGCGTGGAGATTTCTCTCAAAACCTCAGAG GGGGACTCCATGGAGCTGGAAATTTGGTGTctagaaatgaatgaaaa GTGTGACAAAGAAATCAAAGTTTCATACACTGTATACAACAGGCTGTCTCTACTGCTGAAGTCTTTGCTTGCTATAACCAGAGTAACTCCAGCCTACAGACTCTCAAGGAAACAAGGCCATGAATATGTAATATTGTACAG gatATATTTTGGTGAAGTCCAGCTGAGTGGCTTGGGAGAAG GTTTCCAGACAGTCCGTGTTGGGACAGTGGGTACCCCAGTGGGCACCATCACTTTGTCTTGTGCCTACAGAATCAACCTTGCTTTCATGTCAACCAG AGCTGGTGAGGACAATGGTGCAGTGTACCCCTCCGTAGAGGATTCCCAAGAAGTGTGTACCACATCTTTTTCCACCTCTCCTCCATCTCAG TTGATTGGTCCAGGCAAAGAAGGGGGAGTTCCCCCAGTTCCTAGCCAGCCAGCACATGGCACTCAAGCTGATCAAGAGAGGATGTGCACCCCACTGGATGGAGTCCATTACTCAGCAGCTACTCCTTCTAGCAG TGAGGACACAGAAACAGTATCCAACAGCAGTGAAGGAAAGTGTGGCTCCCCACATGACCTTTTGGAGACCATCTTTATCCGGAAGGTGGGAGCTTTTGTCAACAAACCCATTAACCAG GTGACCATGGCCAACTTAGACATTCCTTTTGCCATGTTTGCTCCCAAGAATGTTGAGCTGGAAGATAACGACCCCATG GTCAATCCTCCTGAATCCCCAGAAACGGAATCTCCTCTACAAGGCAGCTTACACTCGGAGGgctccagtggcagcagcacagggaacacCCATGATGACTTTGTTATGATCGACTTT AAACCAGCATTTTCAAAAGATGACATTCTTCCAATGGACCTGGGGACATTTTACCGTGAATTTCAGAACCCCCCTCAACTCAGCAGCCTCTCCATTGACATTGGAGCACAGTCCATGGCAGAGGATTTG GACTCGTTACCAGAGAAGCTGGCAGTCcatgagaaaaatgttaaagaatTTGATGCTTTTGTGGAAACCTTGCAGTGA